The following proteins are co-located in the Prionailurus viverrinus isolate Anna chromosome A1, UM_Priviv_1.0, whole genome shotgun sequence genome:
- the CNMD gene encoding leukocyte cell-derived chemotaxin 1 isoform X1: MPGALGQRDRAQGARGASQRLAAPATAMTENSDKVPIALVGPDDVEFCSPPAYATVTVKPASPARLLKLGAVVLISGAVLLLFGTIGAFYFWKGSDNHIYNVHYTMSINGKLQDGSMEIDAGNNLETFKMGSGAEEAIEVNDFQNGITGIRFAGGEKCYIKAQVKARVPEVGTVTKQSISSELEGKIMPVKYEENSLIWVAVDQPVKDNSFLSSKVLELCGDLPIFWLKPTYPKEIQRERRELVRKIVTTTTRRPPSAPRGNPGPREPNNETRPSVQEDSEPFNPDNPYHQQEGEGMTFDPRLDHEGICCIECRRSYTHCQKICEPLGGYYPWPYNYQGCRSACRVVMPCSWWVARILGMV, encoded by the exons ATGCCCGGCGCTTTGGGGCAGCGGGACAGAGCCCAGGGCGCGCGCGGAGCCTCCCAGCGTCTCGCAGCTCCGGCCACAGCCATGACAGAAAACTCCGACAAAGTTCCCATCGCCCTAGTGGGGCCTGACGACGTCGAGTTTTGCAGTCCCCCG GCGTACGCCACGGTGACCGTGAAGCCCGCCAGCCCCGCGCGGCTGCTCAAGCTCGGAGCTGTGGTTCTCATTTCGGGGGCGGTGCTGCTGCTCTTCGGGACCATCGGGGCCTTCTACTTCTGGAAGGGGAGCGACAATCAC ATTTACAATGTCCATTATACCATGAGTATCAATGGGAAATTACAAGATGGGTCAATGGAAATAGATGCTGGGAACAACCTGGAGACCTTTAAAATGGGAAGTGGAGCTGAAGAAGCAATTGAAGTTAATGATTTCCAGAAT GGCATCACCGGAATCCGTTTTGCTGGAGGAGAAAAGTGCTACATCAAAGCACAGGTGAAGGCTCGTGTTCCTGAAGTGGGCACCGTGACCAAACAGAGCATCTCCTCCGAATTG GAAGGCAAGATCATGCCAGTCAAGTATGAAGAAAATTCTCTTATCTGGGTGGCTGTCGACCAGCCCGTGAAGGACAACAGCTTCTTGAGTTCTAAGGTCTTAGAACTCTGTGGTGACCTTCCTATCTTCTGGCTTAAGCCAACATACCCAAAag aaatccagagagaaagaagagagttgGTAAGAAAAATTGTTACAACTACCACAAGGAGACCACCTAGTGCACCACGGGGCAACCCAGGCCCTAGAGAACCAAATAATGAAACCAGACCCAGTGTTCAAGAGGATTCAGAACCCTTCAATCCAGACAACCCTTACCAT CAGCAGGAAGGGGAAGGCATGACATTCGACCCTAGACTGGATCACGAAGGAATCTGCTGCATAGAATGTAGGCGGAGCTACACTCATTGCCAGAAGATCTGTGAGCCCCTGGGGGGCTACTATCCGTGGCCCTACAACTATCAAGGTTGCCGCTCCGCCTGCCGAGTTGTCATGCCATGCAGCTGGTGGGTGGCCCGCATCCTGGGCATGGTGTGA
- the CNMD gene encoding leukocyte cell-derived chemotaxin 1 isoform X2 codes for MPGALGQRDRAQGARGASQRLAAPATAMTENSDKVPIALVGPDDVEFCSPPAYATVTVKPASPARLLKLGAVVLISGAVLLLFGTIGAFYFWKGSDNHIYNVHYTMSINGKLQDGSMEIDAGNNLETFKMGSGAEEAIEVNDFQNGITGIRFAGGEKCYIKAQVKARVPEVGTVTKQSISSELEGKIMPVKYEENSLIWVAVDQPVKDNSFLSSKVLELCGDLPIFWLKPTYPKEIQRERRELVRKIVTTTTRRPPSAPRGNPGPREPNNETRPSVQEDSEPFNPDNPYHQEGEGMTFDPRLDHEGICCIECRRSYTHCQKICEPLGGYYPWPYNYQGCRSACRVVMPCSWWVARILGMV; via the exons ATGCCCGGCGCTTTGGGGCAGCGGGACAGAGCCCAGGGCGCGCGCGGAGCCTCCCAGCGTCTCGCAGCTCCGGCCACAGCCATGACAGAAAACTCCGACAAAGTTCCCATCGCCCTAGTGGGGCCTGACGACGTCGAGTTTTGCAGTCCCCCG GCGTACGCCACGGTGACCGTGAAGCCCGCCAGCCCCGCGCGGCTGCTCAAGCTCGGAGCTGTGGTTCTCATTTCGGGGGCGGTGCTGCTGCTCTTCGGGACCATCGGGGCCTTCTACTTCTGGAAGGGGAGCGACAATCAC ATTTACAATGTCCATTATACCATGAGTATCAATGGGAAATTACAAGATGGGTCAATGGAAATAGATGCTGGGAACAACCTGGAGACCTTTAAAATGGGAAGTGGAGCTGAAGAAGCAATTGAAGTTAATGATTTCCAGAAT GGCATCACCGGAATCCGTTTTGCTGGAGGAGAAAAGTGCTACATCAAAGCACAGGTGAAGGCTCGTGTTCCTGAAGTGGGCACCGTGACCAAACAGAGCATCTCCTCCGAATTG GAAGGCAAGATCATGCCAGTCAAGTATGAAGAAAATTCTCTTATCTGGGTGGCTGTCGACCAGCCCGTGAAGGACAACAGCTTCTTGAGTTCTAAGGTCTTAGAACTCTGTGGTGACCTTCCTATCTTCTGGCTTAAGCCAACATACCCAAAag aaatccagagagaaagaagagagttgGTAAGAAAAATTGTTACAACTACCACAAGGAGACCACCTAGTGCACCACGGGGCAACCCAGGCCCTAGAGAACCAAATAATGAAACCAGACCCAGTGTTCAAGAGGATTCAGAACCCTTCAATCCAGACAACCCTTACCAT CAGGAAGGGGAAGGCATGACATTCGACCCTAGACTGGATCACGAAGGAATCTGCTGCATAGAATGTAGGCGGAGCTACACTCATTGCCAGAAGATCTGTGAGCCCCTGGGGGGCTACTATCCGTGGCCCTACAACTATCAAGGTTGCCGCTCCGCCTGCCGAGTTGTCATGCCATGCAGCTGGTGGGTGGCCCGCATCCTGGGCATGGTGTGA